The genomic DNA CTCCGCTTATCTGAAGCACCCGATCATCTTCCACTTCCACCTTCACCTCCTCCTTTTTGAGCCCCGGAACGTCCGCCTTAAACACGTGAGCCTCGGGCGTCTCCTTCCAGTCTATTGTCGCGTTCGCAAATGAAGCCTCTCCCGAACGGAAGAACTGATTAGATAATTGTGCAGAGGTGTTGAAAGGAAAGCCCTGAAATGGATCCCAGGCGTCGAGAGAGAATGGATCGATTGCGTTGGATGATCGGCGACCGAAGATGCTAGGAATCATCGACATTTTGTTGATTAAATTGAGTTAATTTGAAATCGaagaaaatttaaatttaattgatttgTTTGTTACACGAATTTGCTGTTTTGGAATTTTTTATTGACGAGCAGAGTGATGGTGGAGGATGTGTTTTATAGTGGGTGGGGAAGGTGAGAGCGAAGATAATGGAGATAACATGACGACTCTGGAATGTTCCGGATATTTTCCACACTGTCTAGAATGTTCTCCATTTCACCCGTCCGGTTTGGGTTGGGGTTGCCTCcatttttcatttattttttaaaataatactccctccgtcccgctCGATGTTTATGtatataatttcataatatttttttttaaaaaaaattgaataaaaatttaaacatgaaattttttttcagattttttttatttttcaaaatattatgAAAGTATactttaaatattataaaatctAAACAATTGATAAAAATAAGTTAATAATATGTTTGTATGATAAATATGATTGATATATGTTAAATACATATGTAATGCTAAAATAATTCTCATTATTCTCCGATTAATTTctatttagttaattaattactCAATACCTTGATTATTATATttcaattttcaatttttataGTTGTTATCGACATATAATATTATCATCTAtctattattatatatataatagagcaaataGGGGTTTAGGTGAGACAATTTATTCCAAATTACTAATTTACCCCTCAATAATAAATACAAATAATTGTCAAATTTAATACCATATATTAATTACATTATGTCATTATTACTccttattaataaatataaataattggcatatttaataacatatattaattaCACTTAACTCATtagtattaataattttatatatgttaccatttataattgaatattaacaacctataattagatatctaaaatttaataatatttgcatatatatatatactaaattcttattttttttttaaac from Apium graveolens cultivar Ventura chromosome 5, ASM990537v1, whole genome shotgun sequence includes the following:
- the LOC141661976 gene encoding 17.5 kDa class I heat shock protein-like, with product MSMIPSIFGRRSSNAIDPFSLDAWDPFQGFPFNTSAQLSNQFFRSGEASFANATIDWKETPEAHVFKADVPGLKKEEVKVEVEDDRVLQISGERNREQEEKGDTWHRVERSSGKFLRRFRLPENANVDQVKAGMENGVLTVTVPKESVKKPDVKFIQISG